In a genomic window of Roseiflexus castenholzii DSM 13941:
- a CDS encoding transposase — MFRKNTRHWQIPLTSHVDELPEPLRRRLENSWAGTFYREFFSRLDEGPFAVLYSDLISRPNVPVNVLVGLEFLKAANGWTDEEMYDHFCYDVQVRYALGYRQLSEGCFDLRTLYYFRERLAQHAQETGENLLERAFEQVTGEQLRAFSIKSGKQRMDSTLLASNIRQMGRIQLLVTVLQRVWRMLSEADQQRYAQRFERYTKGHPGQYIYRLKKEEWPEHLQRIGEDMRTLLQELQAAYGEQPTYAVLARVFAEHFRLEKEKLQVKEASELSARSLQSPDDLEATYREKHGKSSRGYVVNLTETCDPDNPLQLVTKIQVAPNVTDDSALLAEALPDLKERTGLEELYTDGAYGSAENDKRLAEQEVTLIQSAIRGRKRKEERLYLDDFTLPGDTHNGALNLTCPHAQQAPVRGAKQGKSYRATFDAQVCGNCPLQPRCPVQPRKNGEAVLLFTEEDLRRAQRRRRMRQADSGERNLRSATEASIRSLKHPFPAGKLPVRGRFRAACLLIGSAAVMTVRRIHRYLQSQIAGNRPGEQAKRMTKRLAEQAEHVFFFGRTLLQAFGLYRRINSPVLTW; from the coding sequence ATGTTCCGCAAAAACACCCGTCACTGGCAAATTCCGCTCACCAGCCATGTGGATGAACTGCCCGAACCGCTGCGCCGCCGCCTGGAGAACTCCTGGGCCGGCACCTTCTACCGCGAATTCTTCTCCCGTCTGGACGAAGGCCCCTTTGCCGTGTTGTACAGCGACCTGATTTCACGTCCCAACGTGCCGGTGAATGTGCTGGTCGGGCTGGAATTTCTCAAAGCCGCCAACGGCTGGACGGATGAAGAGATGTACGATCACTTCTGTTATGACGTCCAGGTGCGCTATGCCCTGGGCTACCGCCAATTGAGCGAAGGCTGCTTCGACTTGCGCACGCTGTATTATTTTCGAGAACGGCTGGCACAACATGCCCAGGAGACGGGCGAAAACCTGCTGGAACGCGCCTTTGAGCAAGTGACGGGCGAACAGCTGCGCGCCTTCTCCATCAAGAGCGGTAAACAACGCATGGACAGCACCCTGCTGGCCTCCAACATCCGCCAGATGGGGCGCATCCAGCTGCTGGTGACAGTGCTGCAGCGCGTCTGGCGCATGCTCAGCGAAGCAGACCAGCAGCGCTATGCCCAACGCTTCGAGCGATACACCAAAGGCCACCCCGGGCAGTATATCTATCGGCTGAAGAAGGAAGAGTGGCCGGAGCATCTGCAGCGCATCGGGGAAGACATGCGCACCCTGTTGCAGGAACTGCAGGCCGCCTACGGAGAACAGCCGACCTATGCGGTGCTGGCGCGGGTGTTTGCCGAGCATTTCCGCCTGGAGAAGGAGAAACTACAGGTCAAAGAAGCCAGCGAATTGAGCGCCCGCAGCCTGCAATCGCCGGACGACCTGGAAGCCACCTACCGCGAAAAGCACGGCAAATCTTCACGCGGGTATGTGGTCAACCTCACCGAAACCTGCGACCCGGACAACCCGCTGCAACTGGTGACCAAAATCCAGGTCGCGCCCAATGTCACCGATGACAGCGCCCTGCTGGCCGAAGCCTTGCCCGACCTGAAGGAACGCACCGGGCTGGAAGAACTCTACACCGATGGCGCCTACGGCAGCGCCGAGAACGATAAGCGTTTGGCTGAACAGGAGGTGACGCTGATCCAGAGCGCCATCCGCGGGCGCAAGCGAAAGGAAGAGCGGCTGTACCTGGATGATTTTACGCTGCCAGGCGACACTCACAACGGAGCGCTGAACCTGACCTGTCCACACGCTCAGCAAGCGCCCGTGAGAGGCGCCAAACAGGGCAAATCGTATCGCGCCACCTTTGACGCGCAGGTTTGTGGGAACTGTCCCTTGCAGCCCCGGTGTCCGGTGCAGCCTCGCAAAAATGGAGAAGCTGTACTGCTCTTCACGGAGGAAGACTTGCGCCGGGCGCAGCGGCGGCGCAGGATGCGTCAGGCGGACTCGGGAGAACGGAACCTGCGTTCTGCCACTGAAGCGAGCATCCGCAGTCTCAAGCATCCCTTCCCGGCGGGCAAGTTACCGGTACGGGGACGTTTTCGAGCCGCCTGTCTGCTGATTGGTTCCGCCGCCGTGATGACCGTGCGGCGGATACACCGTTACCTGCAGAGCCAGATAGCAGGAAATCGGCCAGGAGAGCAGGCAAAAAGGATGACAAAACGCCTGGCAGAACAGGCGGAACATGTTTTTTTTTTTGGCCGGACGCTTTTGCAGGCCTTTGGACTTTACCGCCGAATCAACAGCCCGGTTTTGACCTGGTAA
- a CDS encoding TRAP transporter permease — MSIAANAQNNDAPDEEVISREKVEQLIEEFENEAATRKLSGAWAWIAGIVAAALSIYALYWTQAIITTQVYRATFLMLVLALTFFYFPLRKAARTKVPWYDVVLAALGAASMIYLSLNFRDALQRVTQPTPTELVMGAIMLLLVLEATRRTTGMALTLVAVFSILYALFGYVFPEPFDHRGISLQRLIGTNYLTLQGVFGVPLDVAATFIVLFTIYGAVLEYSGAGKFFIDWSFAALGKSKSGAGPGRTVAAAGFLLGTVSGSGVATTVTLGSLSWPMLRKAGYDKTVAAGMLAASGIGATLSPPTLGAAAFLIAEYLDISYLDVLIMAIVPTILYYLSIILMIEADSRRMKTQAVTFESESLWELTRKFGYHFSSLFAVAILMGFGMTPFMAVYWSIVVAFFLSFLRPETRLSSLKALASGVALMALLMALEVTGVLPRMRPSVAIFWGLMLTVVIAAAMALYRRVRAIPGEDENMRILRALEYGGRSVVSIAATTACAGIIVSAVTLTGLGLKISGMIVSLGGGNILMTVFFAAIAVWVLGLAVPVTASYILAAVMIVPALRQVGVPEPAAHMFIFYYAVLADVSPPTALAPMAAAAITGGRPWPTMFMAWKYCLPGFLVPFMFTMTTDGTSLLLLLQQVGKDVGTVTLAFKPAWYEALAAGGWMTIVVTFLTSCLAVGALAVAFGGWLLRQANLFERVLMGVAGLAMLYADLGADAVGFGLFIVGVLVHVVRVRQMRKAESVAVAAVETDTFSERSVG; from the coding sequence ATGAGCATCGCCGCCAACGCTCAAAACAACGACGCGCCTGACGAAGAGGTCATTTCCAGGGAAAAAGTCGAGCAACTCATCGAGGAGTTCGAGAACGAAGCAGCAACCCGAAAACTGAGCGGCGCCTGGGCATGGATCGCCGGGATTGTTGCGGCGGCGCTCTCGATCTATGCACTCTACTGGACGCAGGCGATCATCACGACTCAGGTTTACCGTGCCACGTTCCTGATGCTCGTCCTGGCGTTGACGTTCTTCTACTTCCCATTGCGCAAGGCTGCGCGCACGAAAGTGCCCTGGTATGATGTTGTGCTGGCAGCGCTTGGCGCTGCCAGTATGATTTATTTGAGCCTCAATTTCCGTGATGCGTTGCAGCGGGTCACTCAACCCACGCCGACCGAACTCGTGATGGGCGCCATTATGCTGCTGCTGGTGTTGGAAGCGACCCGCCGCACCACAGGTATGGCGCTGACACTGGTAGCAGTGTTCTCGATACTGTACGCGCTCTTCGGGTATGTTTTTCCTGAACCGTTCGACCATCGCGGAATCTCGCTGCAACGTCTGATCGGCACAAACTACCTGACATTGCAGGGTGTGTTTGGCGTGCCGCTCGATGTGGCGGCCACATTCATCGTGCTGTTTACGATCTATGGCGCGGTGCTGGAGTACAGCGGCGCGGGCAAGTTCTTTATCGACTGGTCCTTTGCGGCGCTCGGCAAGTCGAAGAGCGGCGCCGGCCCGGGACGCACCGTGGCGGCGGCCGGGTTTTTGCTCGGCACCGTGTCGGGCAGTGGCGTGGCAACGACGGTCACACTGGGATCGCTGTCGTGGCCTATGCTGCGCAAGGCAGGGTACGATAAGACGGTCGCGGCCGGAATGCTGGCTGCATCCGGGATCGGCGCCACCCTCTCGCCGCCAACCCTTGGAGCAGCAGCGTTTCTGATCGCCGAATACCTGGATATTTCCTATCTCGATGTGCTGATCATGGCGATTGTGCCGACGATCCTCTACTACCTGTCGATCATTCTGATGATCGAAGCCGACTCGCGCCGCATGAAGACACAGGCGGTCACATTCGAGAGCGAATCGCTCTGGGAGTTGACGCGCAAGTTTGGGTATCACTTCTCGTCGCTGTTTGCCGTCGCCATTCTGATGGGGTTTGGCATGACGCCCTTTATGGCGGTCTACTGGTCGATTGTCGTTGCGTTCTTCCTGAGTTTTCTCCGTCCCGAAACGCGCCTCTCCTCCCTGAAAGCGCTGGCGTCCGGCGTCGCGCTGATGGCGCTGCTGATGGCGCTGGAAGTGACCGGTGTGCTGCCGCGTATGCGTCCATCGGTGGCGATCTTCTGGGGGTTAATGCTTACCGTCGTGATCGCGGCGGCGATGGCGCTCTACCGGCGGGTGCGCGCCATTCCGGGAGAAGATGAGAACATGCGCATTCTCAGGGCGCTGGAATATGGCGGGCGCAGTGTGGTGTCGATTGCCGCCACCACCGCCTGCGCAGGCATCATCGTCTCAGCCGTGACGTTGACCGGACTGGGGCTTAAGATTTCGGGCATGATCGTGAGCCTTGGCGGCGGCAACATCCTGATGACGGTCTTCTTTGCAGCCATTGCTGTCTGGGTATTGGGATTGGCGGTGCCGGTCACGGCATCGTACATTCTGGCAGCGGTCATGATCGTTCCCGCGTTGCGACAGGTGGGTGTGCCGGAACCCGCTGCGCATATGTTCATTTTCTATTATGCGGTCCTGGCTGATGTGTCGCCGCCGACTGCGCTGGCGCCTATGGCTGCCGCAGCGATTACCGGCGGGCGTCCGTGGCCCACAATGTTTATGGCATGGAAGTATTGTCTGCCCGGTTTCCTGGTGCCGTTCATGTTTACGATGACGACCGACGGGACGAGTCTGCTGCTGTTGTTGCAGCAGGTTGGCAAAGATGTGGGCACGGTGACGCTGGCGTTCAAACCTGCCTGGTATGAGGCGCTGGCGGCAGGAGGGTGGATGACGATTGTGGTGACCTTCCTGACCAGTTGCCTGGCAGTTGGCGCCCTGGCGGTCGCTTTTGGCGGATGGCTGCTCCGTCAGGCGAATCTTTTCGAGCGCGTGCTGATGGGTGTTGCCGGTTTGGCGATGCTCTATGCCGACCTGGGAGCGGACGCCGTTGGGTTTGGGTTGTTTATTGTGGGCGTGCTGGTTCACGTGGTGCGGGTGCGCCAGATGCGCAAGGCGGAGTCGGTCGCTGTCGCCGCAGTGGAAACGGACACGTTCAGCGAGCGCTCGGTTGGATGA
- a CDS encoding aldo/keto reductase: protein MIDIPLSLPRRPLGRTGFQVTPLCVGCAPLGNMPETFAYSVAEDQAIATLLEAFRSPINFFDTAAIYGDGESERRIGKVLAMIGGLPDGVVLATKADRDAATGDFSGDQIRRSVERSLTLLGLDRLQFVYIHDPEHTTFENVMGKGGPLEVLQRFQAEGIIAHIGISGGPIDMLIRYVETGAFMAVETHNRYTLLNRSAEPLLDVAVSRGVAVVNAAPYGSGILAKGPDAYARYAYQDAPPALVERVRAMAAVCQEYGVPLAAAALQFSLRDPRITSTVVGVSKPERIAATLDLARVPIPDDLWQRLDAVGFDTNDPEEHRFK, encoded by the coding sequence ATGATCGACATACCACTGTCTCTGCCACGTCGTCCATTGGGTCGCACCGGGTTTCAGGTGACGCCGCTCTGTGTCGGGTGCGCACCGCTCGGCAATATGCCCGAAACGTTCGCTTACAGCGTTGCCGAGGATCAGGCAATTGCAACCCTGCTCGAAGCCTTCCGCAGTCCGATCAATTTTTTCGACACTGCCGCGATCTACGGCGATGGTGAGAGTGAACGCCGGATCGGCAAGGTCCTCGCAATGATTGGCGGGTTGCCAGATGGCGTTGTGCTGGCAACGAAAGCCGACCGTGATGCGGCAACCGGCGATTTTAGCGGCGACCAGATCAGGCGCTCGGTCGAGCGTAGCCTGACGTTGTTGGGTCTGGATCGCCTGCAGTTTGTGTACATCCACGACCCGGAGCATACGACGTTCGAGAATGTTATGGGCAAAGGCGGACCATTGGAGGTCTTGCAGCGGTTCCAGGCAGAAGGGATCATCGCGCATATCGGCATTTCCGGCGGTCCGATTGACATGCTCATTCGTTATGTCGAAACCGGCGCATTTATGGCAGTTGAGACGCATAACCGCTATACCCTGCTGAACCGCTCGGCAGAACCGCTCCTCGATGTGGCAGTCAGTCGGGGTGTCGCGGTAGTGAATGCAGCACCATATGGCAGTGGTATTCTCGCCAAAGGACCGGACGCTTACGCGCGCTACGCCTATCAGGACGCGCCACCGGCGCTTGTTGAGCGGGTGCGCGCTATGGCGGCGGTCTGCCAGGAGTATGGTGTTCCGCTGGCGGCTGCGGCATTGCAGTTTTCCTTGCGCGATCCGCGCATCACCTCGACCGTTGTCGGCGTCAGTAAGCCAGAACGCATCGCCGCCACCCTGGACCTGGCGCGCGTCCCAATTCCCGACGACCTCTGGCAGCGCCTTGATGCCGTGGGGTTCGACACGAACGACCCGGAGGAGCATCGGTTCAAGTGA
- a CDS encoding MFS transporter, protein MHHIIERWRALKTDARRYLLHLAILTLSLSVVGLYYNLAVLALGYSRGFLGILQTVTQAVAALLSLPLWLGVQRLGLRAAIITSVALYAAGILLFAAFPQAALLICSAALMGMASVLMQVTAAPLMMRLSNDATRDDLFSASAAVAVGLSGIGNLGAGFIADTLSHVLGAPADSGATYRAVFAIAGIGVLASLPPLFLIREPERAPESPLPESGASPSGTGSFFGGLPSWLLVAQPWFWRLPTPLRALLRKPAFVAKLLLPPFLISWGAALLIPYLNLYFRERFGLDNRALGVLFAGFDVATGLASLTGPALAARLGKMRTVAVTRAIGVPLLLILGAASDLWLAIAAALARVMASNMASPLYDAYAMEQTEESARPFMIGLLGAAYSIGFLIAPLISTFVQERYGFGPLFVATAILYALSVAVTWWFFGKERP, encoded by the coding sequence ATGCACCACATTATCGAACGCTGGCGCGCACTGAAAACCGACGCGCGTCGCTATCTTCTGCACCTGGCGATCCTTACGCTCAGCCTTTCGGTGGTGGGGCTGTACTACAATCTGGCGGTGCTGGCGCTCGGTTATTCCCGTGGCTTCCTTGGCATCCTGCAAACAGTCACACAGGCGGTTGCGGCGCTGTTGAGCTTGCCGCTCTGGTTGGGCGTGCAGCGCCTGGGATTGCGCGCTGCGATCATAACGTCGGTGGCGTTGTATGCCGCCGGCATTCTGTTGTTCGCCGCTTTTCCGCAGGCGGCGCTGCTCATCTGTTCTGCCGCTCTGATGGGAATGGCGTCCGTGCTGATGCAGGTGACTGCTGCACCTCTCATGATGCGCCTCAGCAACGACGCCACTCGCGATGATCTGTTCAGCGCCAGCGCCGCAGTCGCCGTTGGGTTGAGCGGCATCGGCAACCTGGGCGCAGGGTTCATCGCCGATACGCTGAGTCACGTGCTTGGCGCTCCCGCCGACAGTGGCGCGACCTATCGCGCCGTTTTTGCGATCGCCGGGATTGGGGTACTGGCATCGCTTCCACCGTTGTTCCTGATTCGTGAACCGGAACGAGCGCCAGAGTCACCCTTGCCTGAAAGCGGCGCCTCACCTTCGGGTACAGGATCGTTCTTCGGTGGTCTTCCCTCCTGGCTGTTGGTTGCCCAACCATGGTTCTGGCGTCTTCCGACGCCACTACGCGCTTTGTTGCGCAAGCCAGCGTTTGTGGCGAAACTGCTGCTGCCGCCGTTCCTGATCTCGTGGGGCGCGGCGTTGCTCATCCCTTACCTCAACCTCTACTTCCGCGAACGGTTTGGCCTCGACAATCGCGCGCTCGGCGTACTCTTCGCCGGATTCGATGTGGCGACCGGTCTGGCGTCATTGACCGGTCCGGCGCTGGCGGCGCGGCTGGGGAAGATGCGCACCGTGGCGGTGACCCGCGCTATCGGCGTGCCGTTGCTGCTGATCCTGGGAGCGGCGTCGGATCTGTGGCTCGCAATTGCGGCGGCGCTGGCGCGGGTGATGGCATCCAATATGGCATCGCCGCTCTACGACGCCTATGCGATGGAACAGACTGAGGAAAGTGCGCGTCCGTTCATGATCGGTCTGCTGGGAGCAGCGTACAGCATCGGGTTTCTCATTGCTCCCTTGATCAGCACTTTTGTTCAGGAACGGTATGGCTTTGGTCCGCTGTTCGTCGCAACAGCGATCCTGTATGCACTCTCGGTTGCTGTCACATGGTGGTTTTTTGGGAAAGAGCGCCCTTAA
- a CDS encoding DUF418 domain-containing protein, with protein sequence MSHAIAPTTARERIDLLDILRGFALLGILIVNMGIFSFPFIAAFTGTPRGESTFDHAVEFLTHALATGKFYPLFSFLFGLGMWLQMERVQEAGGAPARFMVRRLLVLMGFGLAHALLIWNGDILFIYALVGLVALLFRKAQPRTLLIWASALIAIPIILSAGLIVLGILVAGLAPTNASGMDEVMTLVRDLERQAIETYARGSWGQIFAWRAIEWLIVLVFFFLSGNVLQILAIFLIGMYAGKRQVLQRLMQLPANERRLPAGRVCLVVGLVANFALTWLMWTVDMTSPLAGLPSVLLLIFGPVLSYGYMAAFVALTRREAWHRRLEPLAAAGRMALSNYIAQSIVCTLIFYSYGLGLFGQVGAFAGLLISLTIWLVQLVISVFWLKRFRFGPLEWVWRSLTYGAPQTMAKTRQLAA encoded by the coding sequence ATGTCGCACGCAATAGCGCCAACCACAGCACGTGAGCGAATCGACCTGCTCGACATCCTGCGCGGATTTGCGCTGTTGGGTATCCTGATCGTCAACATGGGCATCTTCAGTTTTCCGTTCATTGCAGCATTCACCGGAACGCCACGCGGAGAAAGCACATTCGACCATGCCGTTGAGTTTCTTACCCATGCACTGGCGACGGGCAAGTTCTACCCGCTCTTCTCCTTCCTTTTTGGGTTGGGGATGTGGTTACAGATGGAGCGCGTGCAGGAAGCCGGTGGCGCCCCGGCGCGCTTTATGGTCCGCCGGTTGTTGGTGTTAATGGGATTTGGCCTGGCGCATGCCCTGCTGATCTGGAATGGCGATATTCTGTTCATCTATGCGCTGGTTGGTCTGGTTGCCCTGCTGTTTCGCAAGGCGCAACCGCGAACGCTTCTCATCTGGGCGAGCGCGCTGATCGCCATACCGATCATCTTGAGCGCAGGCCTCATCGTTCTGGGCATTCTGGTGGCAGGTCTTGCTCCAACCAATGCAAGCGGCATGGACGAGGTCATGACGCTCGTGCGCGATCTGGAGCGGCAGGCTATCGAGACCTATGCGCGGGGATCGTGGGGGCAAATCTTTGCCTGGCGCGCCATTGAGTGGCTGATCGTCCTGGTATTCTTCTTCTTGAGCGGAAATGTCCTCCAGATCCTGGCAATCTTTCTGATCGGCATGTATGCCGGCAAGCGCCAGGTGCTCCAGCGCCTGATGCAGTTGCCGGCAAACGAGCGTCGCCTGCCAGCCGGGAGGGTGTGCCTGGTCGTGGGGTTGGTCGCCAATTTCGCGCTGACCTGGCTGATGTGGACGGTGGATATGACATCGCCGCTGGCGGGATTGCCGTCGGTCCTTCTGCTTATCTTTGGTCCAGTGCTGAGTTACGGTTACATGGCGGCATTCGTGGCGCTGACCCGCCGGGAAGCCTGGCATCGCCGCCTGGAACCTCTGGCAGCCGCAGGACGAATGGCGTTGAGCAACTACATCGCACAATCGATTGTCTGCACGCTCATCTTCTACAGTTACGGATTGGGGCTGTTCGGTCAGGTGGGTGCGTTCGCCGGGCTGCTGATTAGCCTGACCATCTGGCTGGTCCAACTGGTTATCAGCGTCTTCTGGCTGAAGCGCTTCCGGTTTGGTCCGCTGGAGTGGGTCTGGCGCAGCCTGACCTATGGCGCGCCGCAGACTATGGCGAAGACGCGTCAGTTGGCGGCGTGA
- the uvrA gene encoding excinuclease ABC subunit UvrA: MAKDAIVIKGAREHNLKGIDLEIPRDKLVVLTGVSGSGKSSLAFDTLYAEGQRRYVESLSAYARQFLGQMEKPKVDAIEGLSPAIAIEQKSASKNPRSTVGTVTEIYDYLRLLYARVGTQHCHVCGRPVSSQSAEQMVNRVLTLPTGTRFMVLAPLVSQRKGEYKDVFAEARAEGFARVRVDGEIFDLAGEIKLNKKVKHTIEIVIDRLAMPARDAARDQVRSSDAPIGRAQEGSQSEWDAFVTRLTDSVEQALRVGEGQLIISIQNKTGAAEEWLMSEANTCTHCGISFPELSPQMFSFNSPQGACPECTGLGVRLEVDPLLLVPNPSLTLHEGAVTYWGELRKKRDSWGYRALLAIARHYGFDLDTPWEQLSEQARHVIIYGSGKERIRFQWGDEGGDSRGEFTRTWEGLASEIRRRFQQTGSDYTREYYQSFMSEQPCPACSGARLRPESLAVRVGGLSIRDVTRMTIAGALAWVNALSGISGNIAHLADLEGQVMPGVVAGNGAAHHGAVTPLTDYQMAIVNDVLKEIRERLGFLLNVGLHYLTLERPAPTLSGGEAQRIRLASQIGSGLVGVTYILDEPSIGLHQRDNRKLLDTLLKLRDLGNTVVVVEHDLETMQAADWIIDFGPGAGVKGGQVVAAGPPNVVAASPESLTGAYLAGRLEIPTPQQRRTARVRPVANGLQDAPRRRRVDHQSDLAEGPWLELEGATMNNLRDVTVRFPLGVFMCVTGVSGSGKSSLITETLYPALANRLHRAQLKPGPFRALRGLEHLDKVIDIDQQPIGRTPRSNPATYVKLFDLIRELFASTNEAKLRGYNAGRFSFNLKGGRCEACEGNGEKRIDMQFLADVWVRCDVCKGKRYNRETLQVKYKGKSIADVLDMDVQTALEFFDNVPRIKRMLQTLHDVGLDYIKLGQSATTLSGGEAQRVKLAKELARVATGRTMYILDEPTTGLHFADVQRLLTVLHRLVDAGNTVLVIEHNLDVIKTADWIIDMGPEGGDGGGTVVAVGTPEEVAMIEASHTGRFLREILYATGVKGVAQD, from the coding sequence ATGGCAAAAGATGCTATTGTCATCAAAGGTGCGCGTGAGCACAATCTGAAAGGGATCGACCTGGAAATCCCGCGTGATAAACTGGTTGTTCTGACCGGCGTCTCCGGGTCGGGCAAGTCGTCGCTGGCGTTCGACACGTTGTACGCCGAAGGGCAGCGCCGATACGTCGAGTCGCTCTCGGCATATGCACGGCAGTTTCTCGGTCAGATGGAAAAACCGAAAGTCGATGCCATCGAGGGGTTGTCGCCCGCGATCGCCATCGAGCAGAAAAGCGCCTCGAAGAATCCACGCTCGACGGTCGGCACTGTTACCGAGATTTATGACTACCTCCGTTTGCTGTATGCCCGCGTCGGGACGCAGCACTGTCACGTGTGTGGTCGTCCGGTCAGTTCGCAGAGCGCCGAGCAGATGGTCAATCGGGTGCTGACCCTGCCGACAGGGACGCGCTTTATGGTGCTGGCGCCGCTTGTGTCGCAGCGCAAGGGCGAGTATAAAGATGTCTTCGCGGAAGCGCGCGCCGAGGGGTTCGCGCGGGTGCGCGTCGATGGCGAGATTTTCGATCTGGCGGGCGAGATCAAACTCAATAAGAAGGTCAAGCATACGATTGAGATTGTCATTGACCGTCTGGCGATGCCGGCGCGCGACGCCGCGCGTGATCAGGTGCGCTCTTCTGACGCTCCCATCGGTCGAGCACAGGAAGGTTCCCAGAGTGAGTGGGACGCTTTTGTGACCCGACTGACCGATAGTGTCGAGCAGGCGCTGCGGGTCGGCGAGGGGCAGTTGATCATCAGCATTCAGAACAAAACGGGCGCCGCCGAAGAATGGTTGATGAGCGAAGCCAATACTTGCACGCACTGCGGTATTTCGTTCCCTGAACTCTCGCCGCAAATGTTCTCGTTCAACAGTCCGCAGGGCGCCTGCCCCGAATGCACCGGTCTTGGCGTCCGGCTCGAAGTCGATCCGCTCCTGCTCGTTCCCAACCCATCGCTGACCCTGCACGAAGGTGCGGTGACGTATTGGGGCGAACTGCGCAAGAAGCGTGACTCGTGGGGGTACCGCGCGCTGCTGGCGATTGCCCGGCACTATGGATTCGATCTCGATACGCCTTGGGAACAACTCAGCGAACAGGCGCGTCACGTCATCATCTATGGCAGCGGGAAAGAGCGGATACGTTTCCAGTGGGGTGATGAAGGCGGCGATAGCCGAGGTGAGTTTACCCGCACCTGGGAAGGGCTGGCAAGCGAGATTCGCCGCCGTTTTCAGCAGACGGGCAGCGACTACACACGCGAGTATTACCAGAGTTTTATGAGTGAGCAACCCTGCCCGGCGTGCAGCGGCGCGCGCCTGCGCCCCGAAAGCCTGGCGGTCCGGGTTGGCGGATTGTCAATCCGCGACGTGACACGGATGACGATTGCCGGGGCACTGGCATGGGTGAATGCCCTGAGCGGCATTTCCGGCAACATCGCGCATCTGGCAGACCTGGAGGGTCAGGTGATGCCCGGGGTTGTGGCAGGAAATGGCGCTGCGCATCACGGTGCAGTGACGCCATTGACCGATTATCAGATGGCGATTGTCAACGATGTGCTGAAAGAAATTCGTGAACGGCTCGGCTTTCTGCTGAATGTCGGTCTTCATTACCTGACGCTGGAACGTCCCGCGCCGACGCTCTCCGGCGGTGAGGCGCAACGCATCCGTCTCGCATCGCAGATCGGCTCTGGTCTTGTGGGTGTAACGTACATTCTCGACGAGCCGAGCATCGGGCTACATCAGCGCGACAATCGCAAACTCCTCGATACGCTGCTCAAACTGCGCGACCTGGGCAACACCGTCGTGGTGGTTGAGCACGATCTGGAAACCATGCAGGCGGCTGACTGGATCATCGATTTTGGTCCGGGCGCCGGGGTCAAGGGCGGTCAGGTCGTCGCCGCTGGTCCGCCCAATGTCGTGGCGGCATCGCCCGAGTCGCTGACCGGTGCGTATCTCGCGGGGCGACTTGAGATCCCTACGCCGCAGCAGCGCCGCACTGCGCGGGTGCGTCCGGTTGCCAATGGATTGCAGGATGCGCCGCGTCGTCGCCGGGTAGATCATCAGTCCGATCTGGCGGAGGGACCGTGGCTCGAACTCGAAGGCGCCACGATGAACAACCTGCGTGATGTGACTGTTCGCTTTCCGCTGGGGGTCTTTATGTGCGTCACCGGAGTGTCCGGTTCGGGTAAGTCGTCACTGATCACCGAGACGCTCTACCCGGCGCTGGCGAATCGCCTGCATCGCGCTCAGTTGAAGCCGGGACCATTCCGCGCGCTGCGCGGGTTGGAGCATCTCGATAAGGTGATCGATATCGATCAGCAACCAATCGGGCGGACGCCGCGCTCGAACCCGGCGACGTATGTCAAACTGTTCGACCTGATTCGTGAACTATTCGCCTCGACTAATGAAGCGAAACTACGTGGCTATAACGCCGGTCGCTTCTCGTTCAACCTGAAGGGCGGGCGCTGCGAAGCCTGCGAGGGCAATGGCGAAAAACGCATCGATATGCAGTTCCTGGCAGATGTCTGGGTGCGCTGCGATGTCTGCAAGGGCAAACGGTACAACCGCGAAACGTTGCAGGTCAAGTACAAAGGCAAATCAATCGCCGATGTCCTTGATATGGACGTTCAGACGGCGCTGGAGTTCTTCGACAATGTGCCGCGTATCAAGCGCATGCTCCAGACGTTGCACGATGTCGGGCTGGACTACATCAAACTCGGGCAATCGGCGACGACCCTTTCCGGCGGCGAGGCGCAACGGGTGAAACTTGCGAAAGAACTGGCGCGCGTTGCAACCGGTCGTACCATGTATATTCTCGATGAACCGACCACCGGGTTGCACTTTGCCGATGTGCAGCGCCTGCTCACCGTGCTGCACCGTCTTGTGGATGCGGGCAACACCGTGCTCGTCATTGAACACAACCTCGATGTGATTAAGACCGCAGACTGGATCATCGACATGGGACCGGAGGGCGGCGACGGCGGCGGCACGGTCGTCGCCGTCGGCACGCCTGAAGAGGTCGCCATGATCGAGGCATCGCACACGGGACGGTTCCTGCGCGAGATTCTATATGCGACTGGGGTTAAGGGTGTGGCGCAAGATTAA